ttaTGTTCATACTGTCAACAATAATCTAAGTCAAACTTAATTTAGAAATCACTGctgtcttttttatttgcatttccatatttgtatatttaatacCAAGAATGTCTACATCAATGTATTAGAGATTTAATCGTAACAGTCTTTTTGGACTTTTATTTAGCAATcacatgaaactaaaataattaaaatcatataGGTATTTGTAAAGGTCTGTCCCAGTGACAAGACAAATAGAAGAAAAAGTTTTCATAAGGCTTCGTCAGCCCGTCACAGATGTCAAACTCACCTTTAAagcactgactgacaaacatAGAATGAAACTGAGCGACCTTTACATAAATTAGTCTTGTTTTCCTATTTCTGTAGACAAACATATCTGGCACTGCATTTGTTAAGTTTTAGACCTGTTCAACTGGTGCTAAGTCCTTAACTACAAGAtggttttaattttattctgaCTGAAATCCATGTAAATTGTGGCTCTTATATACCAGAGTTATTATTtagcttcctctctcactgGGTTGacactatttattatttcaatgtAAATTTTCTTGAATCATTTCAGTAACTTCCAAAAGATGAACAGCAAACTGATCATGTTAACTGAAGGTAAGAGATTCAGACTGGACATAAAGATAAGTCAACCTTAAGATGAAAACCTAAGGACTTCATAGGTTGTTTGAAAGGGATGTGTTATGAAGCATGATGTGTTGACAAGGCTGAAGTTAACTTTGAATTGGCAATTCAGGAAACTTTTACTTGCTACCTCTACTGAACATTACCTCCAATGTTGGAGGCATTTACTGAAGTGAAAATGTGTTGGCCATCTTTAGTAAAAACATCCACGACTGTCTGAAATAAACTTTCAAATTTGTGAAAACCTTTGCTTTGTTGCCAGAAACAAAAAATGACTTTTTCGCATCTAGACCATATTGAAGCAGAGAACATTGTGGACCATATACTTTTAAACCAGGACGCTCTGATCTCTTCTCTCCTGGAGGCAGGGTCTGTGCCACAGTGGCGCCAATGTGGGGCTCCATGATGGAGCGTCAGGTCTGGTCAGTCCCCTCGCAGCACTGCGGCTCTTTCCACTACTTTGGCCTTTTTCCCCCCTTAGCATCTCTGGATGCAAGCGCCTCGTATTTCGCAATACATCTTAGTGCGATGACAGACTCTAAGGTGACTTATGAGATTGGTAGTGTTAAATTTCCTCCCCTCTACGGAACCTTTGCATTTGTTTGCAAATTACAATCCTACAGTCGCTCTCTCAGAAACTGTGAGTTCCAAATGTTAAACTGTATGAATCCTAGTATTGCCTATGTAATGATGAAAGTAACTGAGAAAAACTTTGCCACATGTTTTGCAAGAAAATGGCTTCTCACCCGATGTGATTCCTCATGTGGACTTTTTAAGACATAACTTGTTTTAAAGCTTTCCAATATTACAGGAGATATGGCTTCTCCCTtgtgtgtgacatcatgtgATATTTCAGGTAATTATGACGTCCGAAACATTTGCCACATGCTTTGCAAGAATGTAAacttctcacctgtgtggattcTCATGTGGTCCACTAGGACTCTTTTATACTTGAACATTTTTCCCATGTTTCACAGGAATATAACCTCTCATCTGGTGGACACTCATGTGAGAGGAAGTTCCAGCCCACCAATCTGTTTGGAAACCTTTCCCATGTTTTGCAGAAGTATACGGCTTCTCACCGTGTGAATCCCTCATGTGGACATTTAAGACAAAtcttgttttaaaaactttCCACACAATTATTGCAAGGATATGGCTTCTCACTtgtgtgtgacatcatgtgATTTTGCAGGTGATAATGATGCAAAACCTTTGCACACCACATGTTTtgcaagaatatggcttctcacctgtgtggattcTCATATGTACGACCAATATagatttaaatctaaaactttTTCCACAAATGTCACACGTTGAACACACTTTTTACCTGTGTAAAGGTGTTACGGTGTCTCTTTGTTTGGGGAAAGAGTTGTCTACCTCGTCACTGTGACTTGTGTTATTGTGGCCAAcgtcctctttctcttctctctctttgactcttCACTCTAGATTGACCCCGGGTCCCACATCATTGCTTCCTCTCTGATCTTGGCActccagctacaggagagttgtagagagaggagctggtcaCTCTTTGGTTCTTGTCCACTGTGGTCGATCTCCTCATTAGTAGAGATGAAACATCGCGACATCGTTCTTCTGGTTCAGTacaagctgctctccctcctgattgGTGACggtctctcctgctcctctttaatctgtggaggcTCTGGGTCCTCTTGGTCCAATTCGGAGTTTTAGGCCTGGTCACTGAGAGCCTCACTCCTCCTTACAGATATGTTGCTGTGGGAGCTCTAAGgaacaaatgcacacaagaAATAGGGCACTAATGTGATGAGTAAGAGTCAATAAagatactataaaaacactttatacGAGGTCACTGCTCCTGTGTTAGTTTCATTTGACCATTCTGCTTTTACACCTGTCCTGTGTAGTTTATCTCAGGTTTCCAAACAAGATCAAGTAGTCTGCGCTGATAATTAATGTCTTCATTAGAACTCAAGGATAATATTCTGAGTGACTCTGGGtatttcttcagcagcagcagttggtgtCTGTGGgtcctcttggtccagactAAGAGTTTGTCTCtggtcacagagctgctggtcagtgagaacctccttcttcttcctacTGTACATGTTGCTGCAGGGAGCTCTGGAGGAAAAAAGGAGGACACATAACTGGGTCACTAATTTGATGATGGAAAAGGACATCTGGCAATATAATATCTATGATGTTGGATGTGTCTCCCAGATCGTTCAGTCACTTTAACCTGATGTCTGACCGCTTCACGTTACATCTCGTAACAGACTCCAACAGAACTCTGATACAGAatgaccggacctttaatgagtctgtcctgaagcagcgctggttataattatgctGTGGTGGGACATCGCTAAAACAATGAGCGTAGCTTTAAACATGATCGATTACTTATGTTCAGTGACTGCATCGATGCAAGTCGTCCAAGTCTGCATCGTGATGCATCAAGTAATTCCCACACCTCTATGATTTATGTAATTTTCCTCGTACACAATAGAGGCATCATGTCACATTAGGATTTGcgatgtcaaagcagtgtttacattattatatatatagctataatttgtcctgccacagtttcctTGCTGCATTATATAGCTGTGTGTGGCACTGTTTGCCACATGCTTTCTTGTGTATTCTTCAAAGTTCGACACAgacagacctcatagtttcagctccAATTCTCTCGGATCTGCAGGTGGCAGATCCAATTAATCAGAATTTGATTTATAAAGCCCATATTCTGAAATCACAATTTTGTCTAGGGCTTAACAACTCATCtacccttaaccctcaacaagaaacaaaaaaaaaaactaacctATTAACAGGGAACAAGtatagaaacctcagagagccgcatgtgagggatcctcccaggaaggacagaagtgcaataaatACAACGTGGAAttgagaacatcaacaaaataactgtGTTTAGAATGTTGAtgaggaaaaactgtttttaacataAAGGAAAAGGGTGTTAATGTTTagagtatttatacataagtaTATGTCTGATAGAGGATGAAGAGACAGTTTCTCTCACGTAGGAGACTgcagtctgtgtacctgtcactctgTGTGCTGCGTGTAGAGCAACGCCACCACCATAAGTGAATGAATTCTGTTGGAAATGCcgaaaattaaacaaaattcctggatcgcGCTAAAGTTAATCGGTTCTTTACTGGCCATGTGGCAGAAAACAccctatatttttttattgaacacaTTTTCATGAGAAGTTATCTCATAATGTCTTTAGAAGTTGTTGCTGAGGTATCATTGCTTGTAAGTGGCATCCTCACTTATTCTGATCAGTCCAAGGTGAGGGACATGCAAAATACCAATAGACTTCTTTGTTGATGGGCTCCATGTACTGGATAGAAATGCATCATGTGTCATAATTTTTAAGCTCCAACTTATTGCAAAACTAATTTTGATTGTTGATGTGGCAATGAACCTCTAACTAGCCGCAGGAAATTCTAACCATatctgctccttcagagtctTTGATGCAGAAACTGCCAATGTCTTTTTGTTCAGGTCTTttcttcttaaaataaaaaagatgtttgtTTCCAAAACATTTGACCATTTCTTTTACCATAGTAAGATCTAAAATCAGAATCAATAAGAACCAGAATCGATACAATCCAAATGATACCAGACCCTAATGCGTCAAATCAGAAACATCTTGATGCTAATGAATGggaaaatacatttgtgaacagatatacatacatataaaatTTAACATAGCCCACATGATGtgacaaatgttaaataaatgctgCACTGTTTTCCATATCAAAACCACTCACAATTActtttgaatgaaaatgtgattttttattAATGTCACTTTCTAATATCAGTATAACATAtacaaattattaatattattccaTATGCCTCTTATTGAAAATTCACACTACATACACCATTTATACTCATACCATATTGTACACTGTTAAATTTTAACATATATACAAGTACacatataaacataaatatgtatatagGTATGTTGTATATACACTATATGATATACTGATATTTAGTATACAATGGAGAATTTATAACTAGGTGTGCCACGctacaaaaacatttaagttgTGGACTTTGTACatattcctgtttttattttcagtcaccCTTTTATTGTCTCGTCTACCTCGCGTGGGATCGTAAAGTTTGCATCATCTCTTAGGTTGTAAACGGCGGATCACTGGGACACACACGATCAGACACCTTTCATCTCAATGATCGATGTGATGGTGGAAAACCCCAATCTGTGAGTAAATGAGCTCCTGTGTTAGTTTCACCCAAAGACCACTGTGTTTGTACTCACTTGTCCTGTGAAGCTTTATCTCAGGTTTTCCAAACGATATCCAACAACCTGCCATGACGAACGATCTCTTTCTCGTACTCGACGACAGTTTGTTCAAAGACTCTGAAtatttcttcagcagcagaagttAGTCGCTCACTGACAAACTCTCTCAAACCCTGAACTGAAGACATCGTTACTTCTTCaccactgatgtgtttgtgatttatcATCATCTTCCCGCTGCTTCCACACATCCACGCTGATAACGCTTCCAGTGTTCACTTCCGCAAAGAAGTGACATACTTCCACTTCAACGTTGTTCCgctaacaaaataaaacactagcCTTTCCTTAGTAAACTGTTCGATGCAAATTTGAGTTCAAAAGTCAGAATTTtattctgtgaaaacaacagtttgatTGGAATCAGAAATACATGTGATTTTAAGCCCAGAATCTGTTGTGTACCTGTAAATATACAGACCTGAATGGAGAACACAGGTACAGTTATTTATAGgaaacatggtgaaaaaaagttgaaaacaaaTGACTGACAAACGTTGACAGTTGCCTTCACGCAGACAACAAATTAATAATGACAAGGTCAAAGAGGATCCTCAAGACAGTATTTTCGAAAAGTTGAATCCAATACTGCCAGTAAATGCTCAggttgaaaaagaaaacctacTTTGGAGGAGCAAGCGGAGCAAGTAAGATGGAGAAAGGAACAACTTGAAATTGAAACGGAAATTGCAGCATCCACAGCAAAATTAGCAGTACGACATGCCTCATGTCATGACAGTGTCTCATGTGTATTCGGATGGAACGGAATCtgattttccaaaataaaaaacagcactCAATACTCATGCTAAAGATACAACCCACAACAAATGATTCATCTCAGTTGGCCAATACTCAgacaacagtggagaaaacaaTGGAATCtgacaaatgtgaaaataaaaatgtagttcAGCAGACATGCTTCAAGTGACAAATATCTAGTGAAACATAATCCTGGTGGTCAGCAGGCAATACATAAAGCGATCCTCAAATACCTGAGATGTCTACAGTCTGTTACAAAGCTGCTTATACAGCAGAGAGATGTTATGCTGTGGCCTAAGACCTTCTCTGAGACCATTTTAGAAATGACACGCCACTGCCAATATGGACAAAATCATTGAATGGCCCACCGTTAAGGCAGAAGAAATTATCTGGCTACAAGCCTTTATGCATTGTTTATATGGGAGCTTTGCAATGCTATGGAGGAATTGCAACATCTAGATGACCTCAATATGccaacaaacatgaaaacaatagTTCAACAACTACCTTACGAGCTACCAACTAACCAATGTGAATTTGGAGATGCACAAATATATAGTCACATTAGGACAAAGGTTGTCTGAAGATGATCTCCTTGAAGCTAAAACCTCTATAGTGCACTTCAGTCAATTGCAAACATttccaaatatattcaattcCATCAATGTGAGACATTGGTCTGAATAACCAGCACTGAAAGAAATATATTCATTAATGAATTGCTGTGACAGAAGCTTATTTATGtaacattttttacaaaaccACCCTCTTAAATAGAAGTGTATTAAAAATATGGGTGTTCATGAACCACTACAACTGAATCCTGTCCGACAGattttacaaacacaatatGCTGCTGTACTGTATGTGAGCACATTTGACACCATAAATGACAAAGTTGTTGCAGTGATGTGGTTTCACACCATGGGTTTCTTGTACAATTAACATAATTATTCTCCAAAGATAGGTAATTTGACATGAAGGTTATTTCATTCTTAGTGTATTGATGTGGAGAGCgtcacaataaaaacaccactaatgattttattattatttttattttttcagggGGGGTGCTGTGGTGGCTACTGGGACTGTAcagtggctcaggaggtaaagcgAGTCGTCCTCTGACCAGAGAAGGACGGTGGTGCGATCACTGCAATGATGTGAGCACAGAGAAGCACTGTGTGAAAGGGTAGATTGCAAAACTAttcatcaagaatagaaaagggctatataaatacagacttcTTACCATTTTAATCTGTATGATTTCTAATGTGCCTTTGCAAGGATGATGATTGCGTGAAAGTTTTCCCACAAGTCTTGCAGCTGTacggcttctcacctgtgtgggttCTAATGTGCATGTTTAAGGCACCACTCTGTCTAAAAGCTTTCCCACAGTCCTTGCAAGAATATggtttctcacctgtgtgagTCATCATGTGAAAAGTCAGGGAACCCCGACGTAGGAAACATTTGCCACATATTTTGCACAAATgtggcttctcacctgtgtgggttCTTTTGTGAACTCTCAATGATGACTTGTGCCTAAATTTTTTCCCACAGGTGTTGCAGGTGTTTGACTTCTCATCTGTGTGGGTTCTTGTGTGGACCAGCATCGCTATTGTAGTCTTGAAACTTTTCCCACATGTTTCACATAAATATGGCTTCTCATCCATGTGGATTCTTATGTGCTGTTGCAAGTGTTTTATATGACAGAATCTTTTCCTGCAGGTGATACAAgaatagggcctctcacctgtTTGGTTCCTAAGATGCATATTCAATTTGGATTCACACTGAAAAGCTCTTTGAAAAGTTTCATATGTTAAAGACTTTTTACTTGTGTGAGTGTTACAGTGGCTCTTTGTTGGGGAAGAGTTGTCTACATTGTCACTGTGACTTGTGTTTTCGTgacatctcttctctctctttgactctaCATCTCTAGTTGATCCCGGGTCCACATCATTGCTTCCTCTCTGATCTTGGCTCTCAGCTACAGGAGAgttgtgagagaggagctggtcaCTCTTTGGTTCTTCTCCACTGTGGTCGATCTCCTCATTCGTAGGAGTAAACATAACGGCATCGCTCTTCTGCTTCAGTACaggctgctctccctcctgactggTGTAGAGtctctcctccatttcaatCTGTGGAGGCTCTGGGTCCCCTTGGTCCAGACTGGAGTTATTTTCCTGGTCACtgagaacctcctcctctttacaGATATGTTGCTGTGGGAGCTCTAAAGgaacaaatgcacacaagaAATAGGGCATTAATGTGATGAGGGAGTAAGAGTCAATAAAGgatactataaaaacactttgaacttcATTCGAGTCCTGCTCCTGTGTTAGTTTTCATTTGACCCTTCTGCTTTTACACACCTGTCCTGTGTAGTTTTATCTCAGGTTTCCAAACAAGATCCAGTAGTCTGCGCTGATAATTAATGTCTTCATTGAACTCAAGAATAATATTCTGAGTGACTCTGGGtatttcttcagcagcagcagttggtgtCTGTGGGTCCTCTTGGTCCAGAGTGGAGTTTGTCTCCtggtcacagagctgctggtcagtgagAACTTCCTTCTTCTGCCTACATACATGTTGCTGCGGGAGCTCTGGAGGAACAAGGGGACACATAACTGGGTCACTAATTTGATGATGGAAAAAAGGACATCTGGCAATATAATATCtatgatgtcggatcatgtctccagatcgttccggtcactttaaccctgatgtcctaACAACAAAATAACTGTATTTAGAATATTGATTcgaagaaacagtttttaacataaagGAAAAGGGTGTTAAAGTTTAgagtatatattttatttatctaaacATGTCCGCAAAACTAAAATCTACCTGTCTGCGCTGATGAGCTTTCCTACAAACAGTGTCCACATGATGCTCAAAGGTCAGCTTGTCATCAGTTACAGTCCCAAGATATTTTGACGTGTGTATAACTTCCACAGCCTAACCATTAATCCCCACAGGAGAGATGACTTTCTAATTCTTCCTGAAATCTATAAACATCTTGATTTTGGCGACATTAATATCTACTGTAAATAGGATGACTTACACCAGTCAATAAAATCTTTCGCTACAGAGCCATGATCAGGGTCATCAGAGGttacaaagagacaaaataaCAGAATCATCAGCAAACTTTAAAATATGCTGCCCCATATACAGGCTTTGACATAACTTggtatataaaaaaataagagaTGAGAGGATTGTGCGGCTTGTTTGAGCGTGCCAGAATCATGTTCAATAATGTGTATGTGGCGTCGTCAACACCCCTGCGTTACCTATAGGCAAATTGGAGCGGGTCCAAATGATCTTCTCAAGCGATTTCATGACGAGAGAGGTAGGCGCTAAAGGCCTATAGTCATTTAACAGCTTCGGACCTTTAACTTTGGCACAGGAACAATAATGGAGTCTTTCCATTGGTGAGGGACCCTGTGGAGTTAGAGTGACCACTTgaagataaaaactaaaacaacagaatatatCAGCCAGCTTTGCAGCACAGTTCTTGAGAATGTGGCTGCCAATGCCATCAGGGCCTGGgacttttcttctccttcacacCCCAGAACATCCTCAGGACCATGCCCTTATCCACATGAACACAATTCTGCCCAGGAGCCACATCCCTGAAGATGAACTGCTCCTTACTAAAATCCTGGACATTAAAGTGATTCTAAAGTGTTCAGTTCATTGCAAAGATCATAGTCGGACTTATTATTGAGGGAGATCCCATCCCATGCAGGACGCAAGTTATTGGCACTAAACAATTTCTAAACTTTAGCTATGTTTAGCAAGCTGAAGTTCCTTTTTAGCTTGTTTTTGCAGCTTTGTGTACCGAGCCATAGCCCCTTGAACAAAACGTGTACTGCGCAGGTTAATTGTTTTGACAGATTTGGAATCCTATGGTTTATTATCAGGGTAGATGAAAATCTGTTTGCGTGGGAATGACTAGGTCCTCACAGAACGTGATGTAAGACGACACAGTCTCTGTGAGATCGTCCAGAACATCACACACATCCTGAAGAAAATGCCAGTCTGTACAGATGTTGCAGTCCTGGAGACTTTGAATAGATTCCTCCAACCAAAAGTCCCTAAATGCATATTTCCCAATTTAGAGAATTTAAATAACcgtcccagattacccaaagcATGCCgtcccacattatcaatcatgtttgTGGGAccgataataaaaacaaaaacaaaaaaaaggttccACATTTTTAACATCTCAATACATATTTTGTAGCTTGAATATCTCAACAACATTAATCCTGTCAGAGTCTTATGTCATTGACCTTGTCATGGAATTCCAAGGGAATGTGGAACTACCGAAATAATTCTTCCCCTTAAGTTTTCCATTCATGTGCAGGTGACACCCTGGTTAGGATCCTGAGAGTCGTGTTCCTGTGTTAGTTTCATGAAGACCACTGTGTTTGTACTCACTTGTCCTGTGAAGCTTTATCTCAGGTTTCCAAACGATATCCAACAACCTGCGCTGACGAACGATCTCTTTCTCGTACTCGACGACAGTTTGTTCAAAGACTCTGAAtatttcttcagcagcagaagttAGTCGCTCACTGACAAACTCTCTCAAACCCTGAACTGAAGACATTGTTACTTCATCaccactgttgtgtttgtcgtcatcctcttcttcttctgctgcttatTTAGTGTttagtcttcttcttcttctttgttgttttacGGCAGTTGGCATCCAGAATgttgcattactgccaccttcaGGTTCCATTCTTATAATACCGTTATCTTATAGCCGCTTGTCCAGTCCagtcataataaaaaaatgcatttcctcCCTTGTGCACAAACTGTACACTCTAAAATCTTCCTTACACTGCCCTCAGCCCGTTCTATTCCCTTTAGATAAGCCCTCATTATTTGTCTCTCCTGTACGAATTTCCCACATGACATGAgtatgtgttttactgtttcctcctcctgacaATATTCACACAATCCAGTTGGGTGTTTCCCAGTAATGTGTAGTGTGTCGTTCAAATTACTGTGCCCACTTTCCCCTGCTTCTTAACTGATTAACACTGCTCTGTACTGAATGTAGATGCCTTCCTTTGGGCTCCAAAACCCAGTTCTGCTGCCACTGTTGAATTACTTTCTTCGACACTATGACCCTGCCCTCTGACTTTGATAACTTATTGTTAACATCAACAGCTTCTCTCTTAACTGCCTCCTTTGCCAATTTATCCGCTCTCTCATTCCCTAAAATGCCTAAATGAGCTAGCTTCCTTGTTTCCCCATTCTTGTAActgtaaatattatttcaaacaaTAAATCTTGATGGTTTTTTGCTTCTCCCGTTTTGATACTTGTGAGGGCTGATGCAGAGTCACTGCATATAACTATTTTATTGCAGCTACTTTGCTCAACCCACTCTAATGCCATCACCATGGCAAACATCTCAACAGCATACACATTTAGTGTTTATTGGCGGTTGGAAAACACCTTAAAGGGGCATTACCACCAACAGGACTGGAGTGTGAAACAAgagataatgtaaaaaaaaaacaatattgccTGCTGTTTTTCCTAAGAGACCTGACAACGAAAAATCATGGGGTTTTTCTTATGCAAAATTCCACTGAGACTGGTCTACAACAAAGCACAAAAGGCAAGTAGTGTCGTTTTacttgacaaacacacagtttgtgtCAAAACTCAGAAGTGTTTATTCGATTTATGATCATTTTGTGCTGCATTGTTTAGCATAATAATGTTTAGCATACTAAAGACAGTATTGTATGgcataatataatatagacAGGACtttctattatttttttcactacatttatataacatttaattCAGAATGATCTGAATAACAGAAACCGGGGTTCAGCACAGGGAAACCATAACCTCTCTGTCAGAGTGGCAAAGTTCAGACCTCTCTCCTATTTTTGTGAGCTCAGTACCAAGACCAAGCtctcacagagagagaccaCCAGGACCACATCACCAACTCCAACAAGACATCAGTGCTGGACTGTGATGGGATTATGAACAATCAGAGAGGGGGATTGTGGCACAGACTTCACATTACCATGTGCCTCCTTCCAGCATGATAATGATCCatgtcacaaaacaaacagctcaaGCTGCTTCCACCAACACATATTCAGAGAACTTCAGTGAGCTCTCCTGTTATCAGATGTAAATCCAGTGGAACACATTCGGGACGTGGAGCAGAATCTCTGACAAATGTTTTCCGTGTCACCCAGAATTCATGCtgttcagagagacagagggctCCTACTCTGTATTAGAAAAGTGGCCCAAATAAAAATTTGCCACAGAGTATAGTCTTCAACATCGTGAGCAGTTAAAACTTTATGACTCATCAGATAAATTCAACCAGTGTACATGTTATTTAAGTacgaaaagtaaaaaaatcatttcaaattgaGGATAAATTCATCAGAATATTTATACACAGGctttattttcacctttttcGTAGTGACCTTTAGAAAATCGTTACTGTGCCTGAAATGAATTTGTACACACAGATGATCCCCAGTGTCACACCTAAACACTTAATTAAAGGTTGCATGATCAGCTGATGACCagatgtgatgatgaaaagGCAATATTGAAACTGTGACCTCATTCTTTCAAAATAACATTTACTGTCGCTCACAGAGCGATGACTCATGTCTGCTTCCAAGAAAGAGTTTTCTGTTTACTGTCTGTGTCTGGGAAGCTTAAAAAACCCTGACTCCTGGGGCAAAGCTTCTGTCACACCCACATCTCCTCAGGGGGGAAATAAACTCGATATGAAGTCAAGAATCTGTGCGGCTGACTTGTTTATGCCCCCTGCTGGTCCAGAACCTGGATGAtagctttcttcttcttgctttTGTCTCCAGGTAGTTTAAGGTTCTCCTCTGTGATCTCCTGCTCATCATCAGAGTCCGATTCCTCCTCAGAGTTCAACaaatcttcttcatcctcagagTCAGCGTCTGACCCACTGAGCTCCACCAGTGCTACATCCtgagaacaagaagaagaaatcccAACTCAGTTAA
The sequence above is a segment of the Hippoglossus stenolepis isolate QCI-W04-F060 chromosome 22, HSTE1.2, whole genome shotgun sequence genome. Coding sequences within it:
- the LOC124851297 gene encoding uncharacterized protein LOC124851297 isoform X2; protein product: MSSVQGLREFVSERLTSAAEEIFRVFEQTVVEYEKEIVRQRRLLDIVWKPEIKLHRTKLPQQHVCRKKKEVLTDQQLCDQETNSSLDQEEPQTELPQQHICKEEEVPW
- the LOC124851297 gene encoding zinc finger protein 420-like isoform X1, with translation MSSVQGLREFVSERLTSAAEEIFRVFEQTVVEYEKEIVRQRRLLDIVWKPEIKLHRTKLPQQHVCRQKKEVLTDQQLCDQETNSTLDQEDPQTPTAAAEEIPRVTQNIILEFNEDINYQRRLLDLVWKPEIKLHRTELPQQHICKEEEVLSDQENNSSLDQGDPEPPQIEMEERLYTSQEGEQPVLKQKSDAVMFTPTNEEIDHSGEEPKSDQLLSHNSPVAESQDQRGSNDVDPGSTRDVESKREKRCHENTSHSDNVDNSSPTKSHCNTHTSKKSLTYETFQRAFQCESKLNMHLRNQTGERPYSCITCRKRFCHIKHLQQHIRIHMDEKPYLCETCGKSFKTTIAMLVHTRTHTDEKSNTCNTCGKKFRHKSSLRVHKRTHTGEKPHLCKICGKCFLRRGSLTFHMMTHTGEKPYSCKDCGKAFRQSGALNMHIRTHTGEKPYSCKTCGKTFTQSSSLQRHIRNHTD